One Echinicola strongylocentroti DNA window includes the following coding sequences:
- a CDS encoding DUF354 domain-containing protein, with translation MKILIDINHPAHVHYFRNFYKIMTENGHKLVVVSRNKEIEHKLLEAHDIPYVDRGKGKNGRIGKLLYLLYADFKLLSIAKKFKPDVFLNFLHPYPSHIAKLMNKPSIVFSDTEHATLHAKLTVPYATAIHTPSCYRTDLGEKQHRFQGFMELSYLHPNYFTPDPGILDIIGVKPNEKFVIVRFVAWGSVHDFGHSGMSLDNKRKAIKEISKHAKVLITSEKPLPEDLEKYRIKIPIDKIHHALFYSSLLFGESATMASEAAVLGTPAIFLDNDGRGYTDEQEKEYSLVYNFTEAPQDQENAISKAIEILSNPESEWIFKERRKKLLANCIDTTSYMIEKVLAYAPRQIKKSPALQKVKQRAATLEIPEHH, from the coding sequence ATGAAAATACTAATTGACATAAACCATCCTGCACATGTTCATTATTTTAGAAATTTCTACAAGATAATGACCGAAAACGGGCACAAATTAGTAGTTGTTTCTAGAAATAAAGAAATAGAACACAAATTATTGGAAGCCCATGATATTCCATACGTAGATCGAGGCAAAGGTAAAAACGGCCGAATCGGCAAACTTTTGTACCTTCTTTATGCTGACTTTAAGCTATTATCAATAGCGAAAAAGTTCAAACCTGATGTGTTTCTCAACTTTTTACACCCTTATCCTTCGCATATTGCTAAGTTGATGAACAAGCCTTCTATTGTGTTCAGTGACACAGAACATGCTACGTTACATGCTAAGTTGACCGTTCCCTATGCGACAGCCATCCACACGCCATCCTGCTATAGGACAGATCTAGGAGAAAAACAGCATAGATTTCAGGGCTTTATGGAATTATCTTATTTGCATCCCAACTATTTCACTCCTGACCCTGGGATTTTGGACATCATCGGAGTTAAGCCAAATGAAAAATTTGTCATTGTGAGATTCGTAGCATGGGGTTCAGTCCATGATTTCGGACATTCAGGCATGTCTTTGGACAATAAACGAAAGGCCATCAAAGAGATATCCAAACATGCCAAAGTACTGATTACTTCTGAAAAGCCACTTCCAGAAGATCTAGAAAAATATAGAATTAAAATACCAATTGACAAGATCCATCATGCCTTGTTTTATAGCTCCCTGCTCTTTGGGGAAAGTGCGACGATGGCTTCAGAAGCTGCAGTATTAGGTACGCCTGCTATATTTCTTGACAACGATGGTAGAGGGTATACCGATGAACAAGAAAAAGAATATAGTTTAGTTTATAATTTCACGGAAGCTCCGCAAGACCAGGAAAATGCCATCAGTAAGGCGATAGAAATACTATCAAACCCAGAAAGTGAGTGGATATTTAAGGAAAGAAGAAAAAAACTTCTCGCCAATTGCATTGACACGACAAGTTATATGATAGAAAAGGTCTTAGCGTATGCCCCTCGACAGATCAAAAAATCTCCCGCTCTCCAAAAAGTAAAGCAAAGAGCAGCTACCTTGGAGATACCAGAGCATCATTGA
- a CDS encoding glycosyltransferase family 4 protein has translation MKVLFVSSGNLKNFEVAPFIKVQGDSLISENIEVDYFRVLGKGIKGYFSNVKRLRRHLRKNNYDLIHAHFTLSAWVAVLAKPNLPIVLSLMGTDAYGRVNKLSQNKPSLNYLTILSILIQPFVKKIISKSPNIEQVVWQKKKSHLLPNGVNMENLHPFEEDFRQELNLAPDKKYVLFLGNPKDLRKNYQQLHAIKDQLAEKNIEVIAPYPISHSLVFKYLNSVDALIMCSFQEGSPNVVKEAMACNCKGVFTDVGDVKYLINNTKGYQICDFSPEDLFDKINNVVYSQECEGRKRLFDLKLSVPEVASRLKNIYQTVLN, from the coding sequence ATGAAAGTTTTATTTGTTTCATCAGGTAACCTTAAAAACTTTGAGGTGGCTCCTTTTATAAAAGTACAAGGTGATTCTTTGATCAGCGAAAATATTGAAGTGGATTATTTCAGAGTCCTTGGCAAAGGGATCAAAGGCTATTTCTCTAATGTGAAACGATTACGTAGACATTTAAGGAAAAACAACTATGACCTTATTCATGCCCATTTCACATTATCAGCATGGGTGGCCGTCCTCGCCAAACCAAACCTTCCTATCGTGCTCTCACTTATGGGAACAGATGCCTACGGAAGGGTCAATAAATTGTCGCAAAACAAGCCAAGCCTTAATTACCTTACTATACTGAGTATTCTGATACAGCCATTTGTGAAAAAAATCATCTCTAAATCACCCAATATAGAACAGGTGGTCTGGCAGAAAAAAAAGAGTCACTTATTACCAAATGGTGTCAACATGGAGAATTTGCACCCGTTTGAAGAGGATTTCAGGCAAGAGCTTAATCTTGCCCCCGACAAAAAGTATGTTTTGTTCTTGGGGAATCCAAAAGACCTAAGGAAAAACTATCAGCAGCTACATGCTATCAAGGATCAACTGGCAGAAAAAAACATAGAGGTTATCGCTCCATACCCGATAAGCCACAGTTTGGTCTTCAAATACCTTAATTCGGTAGATGCATTGATCATGTGCTCATTCCAAGAAGGATCACCTAATGTAGTAAAAGAAGCGATGGCCTGTAACTGCAAGGGTGTATTTACCGATGTAGGTGATGTGAAGTACCTTATCAATAATACAAAAGGATATCAAATATGTGATTTTTCACCAGAAGATCTTTTTGATAAAATAAATAATGTCGTATATTCACAGGAATGTGAAGGTCGTAAAAGATTATTTGATTTAAAGCTCTCAGTTCCTGAAGTAGCTTCGCGACTAAAAAACATTTATCAAACTGTTTTAAACTAA
- a CDS encoding glycosyltransferase family 4 protein encodes MRKINYLDETLMDETDDPNYAIEFSKTNNSGIYPPEKTINALFVSSGNLKNFDLAPFIKVQGESLSQVGINVTYFKIKGKGSKGYINNIENLKKFIKENNFDIIHAHFTLSGWVAALTFPKQPLILSLMGTDALGRVKSQWQIAKVFNHLTMLTYAIQPFVKKIISKSINIDKHVWIKKKSYILPNGVDLAKFDGKRTDFRKELHLDENKKYILFLGNKADKNKNFQFLKEAEDELAKLNFTVIAPYPVSHQTIIKYLSCVDMVVMCSIQEGSPNVVKEAMASNCKGVFTDVGDVREVVGNTPGYGITSFKKEDLLDKILEVDAMPICQGRNRLIDKKLDTKNIALKLKSIYLDALKLTNP; translated from the coding sequence ATGAGAAAAATCAATTACTTAGATGAAACGTTAATGGACGAAACGGATGATCCTAATTATGCTATCGAGTTTAGCAAGACGAATAATTCAGGAATTTATCCCCCAGAAAAGACCATTAATGCCCTCTTTGTTTCTTCCGGAAACTTAAAAAACTTTGATCTTGCTCCGTTTATAAAAGTACAAGGGGAATCGCTTTCGCAAGTGGGTATAAATGTGACCTATTTTAAAATTAAGGGTAAAGGATCCAAAGGCTATATCAACAATATAGAAAACCTCAAGAAATTCATTAAGGAGAATAATTTTGACATCATCCATGCGCACTTCACACTTTCGGGATGGGTGGCCGCCCTTACCTTTCCCAAACAACCGCTTATTCTCTCACTGATGGGCACAGATGCACTAGGACGTGTCAAAAGCCAATGGCAAATTGCCAAAGTGTTCAATCACCTAACTATGCTCACGTACGCCATCCAACCATTTGTGAAAAAAATAATTTCCAAATCGATCAATATTGACAAGCATGTTTGGATCAAAAAGAAATCATATATTCTTCCCAACGGAGTGGATTTAGCCAAATTTGATGGAAAAAGAACCGATTTCAGAAAAGAACTCCACTTGGATGAGAACAAAAAGTACATCCTTTTTTTAGGCAATAAAGCAGATAAGAACAAGAATTTTCAATTTTTGAAAGAAGCCGAGGATGAACTGGCCAAACTCAACTTTACCGTAATTGCCCCCTACCCTGTCAGCCATCAAACAATTATAAAATACCTAAGCTGTGTCGACATGGTAGTCATGTGCTCCATTCAAGAGGGGTCCCCAAATGTGGTCAAAGAAGCGATGGCCTCCAACTGTAAAGGTGTATTTACGGACGTGGGCGATGTCAGAGAAGTAGTCGGCAACACCCCAGGGTACGGCATTACTTCTTTTAAGAAAGAAGACCTACTGGACAAAATACTGGAAGTGGACGCTATGCCGATATGTCAAGGCCGGAATCGGCTTATAGATAAAAAACTAGATACCAAAAACATCGCATTAAAGCTAAAATCCATTTACCTAGATGCACTAAAGCTTACAAACCCTTAA
- a CDS encoding polysaccharide deacetylase family protein encodes MNKKRRNIFAQKIAKAVINLGLLKRAKNKALNGDHILSIYFHKPTKEEFEGLIIWLKNNGFHFISVSALKKIIYENAPFPKGAVLITVDDGWSSNVENMAHIAKKHQTPITIFLATEAIEIGYYWFSTVKKASKQNLGFPSSEEMKKLPNAERSVLLQNLQQKTDLGEREAMTIQDVKSITNNPFVTFGAHTHTHPILPNCTDQEAHLEVQISKEKVSSWTGMEVDTFAYPNGDYGDREIDLLKKKDFKIGFSTKAVPLTRDDFKTPYTLPRLGFLEGASWEENLCRIMGVWYSKSTFKN; translated from the coding sequence ATGAATAAAAAACGCCGGAACATTTTTGCTCAAAAAATCGCAAAAGCTGTTATTAACCTTGGGTTATTAAAGCGGGCCAAAAACAAGGCATTAAATGGTGACCATATCTTATCCATATATTTTCACAAACCCACTAAAGAGGAGTTTGAGGGATTGATAATCTGGCTAAAAAACAATGGCTTCCATTTTATCAGTGTCAGTGCCCTAAAGAAAATCATTTATGAAAACGCTCCATTTCCTAAAGGAGCCGTATTGATCACAGTGGATGATGGATGGTCTTCCAATGTGGAAAACATGGCCCACATAGCCAAAAAACACCAAACCCCCATCACTATTTTTCTTGCCACAGAAGCCATTGAAATAGGATATTATTGGTTTTCCACAGTAAAAAAAGCAAGCAAACAAAATTTAGGATTCCCAAGCTCGGAAGAAATGAAAAAACTTCCCAACGCAGAAAGATCTGTACTCCTACAAAACCTACAACAAAAAACTGATCTGGGTGAAAGAGAAGCGATGACGATCCAAGATGTCAAATCCATAACCAACAACCCTTTCGTTACTTTTGGAGCACATACCCATACCCATCCGATACTGCCGAACTGTACTGACCAAGAAGCCCATCTTGAAGTGCAAATTAGCAAAGAAAAGGTATCATCGTGGACAGGTATGGAAGTGGACACATTCGCCTACCCAAATGGGGATTATGGAGATCGGGAAATAGATTTACTAAAGAAAAAAGATTTTAAAATAGGCTTTTCCACAAAAGCAGTTCCCTTGACAAGGGATGATTTTAAGACTCCTTATACCCTTCCTAGATTGGGGTTTTTGGAGGGAGCATCCTGGGAAGAAAACCTATGCCGCATAATGGGAGTGTGGTATTCCAAGTCAACATTTAAAAACTAA
- a CDS encoding GNAT family N-acetyltransferase, producing MKIHKGKDVLEIIKQPSFLQSWDRLARQCPWATVFQQKEFVLTWYELFDDQTPIIITDWNGDSMTGIFPLIQTADQLSYPGNNLAEYQAWLSTKENNTSFIKGALDLIRNDYSLHLKYLPSESPLDWLDDHSRLKKHIFLKEYAQPIMECNEERLDIELKKKNKKEKINRLKRQGELSFQRITSPTDFTDILPQLIEQNEFRKGAIYGKLAFLDDHRRVDFLDKVFEKGLLHASILKLNNEIIASNVGFITGNTVHLQGLNTHSPFYAKHSPGILHFLMLGIDLKKDNFDYFDLTPGGIDGYKSKLATSYYSTHELQMDSVFETKKKQVKDSIKSTAKNLIGKKPKKPTLLSTLFFGSNKGNPSESQHKAIYFNLKGDQFNIKTNQTSVVESKSNYTYHKNNIADLLIFPLEEQKIAFLSDAMYRIENGQHFYAVKSAQLLIATLWFIPTGTKEMNGNKREQDNLEFSYLSPSLESPQEIINTIIQDEHLSPSLVSSMDISYFKFPILE from the coding sequence ATGAAAATTCATAAAGGCAAGGACGTACTGGAAATCATAAAGCAGCCAAGTTTTCTTCAAAGCTGGGACAGGTTGGCCAGGCAATGCCCTTGGGCCACTGTTTTTCAGCAAAAGGAATTCGTACTGACTTGGTATGAGCTATTCGATGATCAGACTCCTATCATCATTACAGACTGGAACGGTGATTCCATGACCGGGATATTCCCTCTCATCCAGACAGCTGACCAACTATCCTATCCAGGAAATAATCTAGCTGAATACCAAGCATGGTTATCCACTAAGGAGAACAATACTTCATTCATTAAAGGCGCCTTGGACTTAATCCGTAACGACTATTCCCTGCACCTTAAGTACCTCCCTTCTGAAAGCCCACTTGATTGGTTAGATGACCATAGTCGGCTAAAAAAACATATCTTCTTAAAAGAATATGCCCAGCCTATCATGGAATGTAATGAAGAAAGACTTGATATCGAGCTTAAAAAGAAAAACAAAAAAGAAAAAATAAACCGACTGAAAAGACAAGGTGAATTATCCTTTCAACGGATAACTTCTCCGACAGACTTTACCGATATTCTTCCACAGCTAATCGAGCAAAATGAGTTTAGAAAAGGCGCCATTTATGGCAAGTTGGCCTTTTTAGATGACCACAGAAGGGTGGATTTTCTTGACAAGGTCTTTGAAAAGGGGCTGCTCCATGCCAGCATTTTAAAATTGAACAATGAAATAATCGCCTCTAATGTCGGGTTTATCACAGGAAACACTGTCCACTTACAAGGACTAAACACCCACTCTCCTTTCTATGCAAAACACAGTCCAGGTATCCTCCATTTTCTCATGCTGGGAATCGATCTTAAAAAGGACAACTTTGATTATTTTGACCTGACACCCGGAGGCATAGATGGCTATAAATCCAAACTGGCCACCAGCTATTATTCCACTCATGAACTACAAATGGACTCCGTATTCGAGACCAAAAAGAAACAAGTCAAAGATTCGATTAAATCAACAGCAAAAAACCTAATTGGCAAAAAGCCGAAAAAGCCAACTTTACTGTCCACTCTTTTTTTCGGATCGAACAAAGGCAACCCATCGGAAAGCCAACACAAAGCTATTTATTTCAATTTAAAAGGTGATCAGTTCAATATAAAGACAAACCAAACGAGTGTTGTTGAATCAAAATCAAATTATACTTATCATAAAAACAATATTGCTGACCTCCTCATTTTCCCACTGGAGGAACAAAAAATAGCTTTTCTCTCGGACGCAATGTACCGAATAGAAAATGGCCAGCATTTTTATGCTGTTAAATCAGCGCAATTGCTCATTGCAACGCTTTGGTTTATCCCCACTGGCACCAAAGAGATGAATGGAAATAAAAGAGAACAAGACAACTTGGAGTTTTCCTACCTATCGCCAAGCTTGGAAAGCCCTCAAGAAATCATTAATACGATCATTCAAGATGAGCACCTGTCGCCAAGCTTAGTTTCGTCAATGGACATTTCTTATTTCAAATTCCCTATCCTCGAGTAA
- a CDS encoding GNAT family N-acetyltransferase — protein sequence MTTSTISRTFIGNCVFDILKDTGFQREWDRLYATTSWATIFQERQFVESWYYANQQEITPILLTVFEDDELVGLLALTTSKTNGEFQKDRSMKITGAGKFDAEYQTWIVKDGYNEIFIKNGFEALFNEFPQCKLSLRFIPDPSIIEPLKSLTSIKEKHIVLHKHHRPLMDFALVEEQKLFRKRHLKAKYNRIHRAGQVAFSKVTEIDEFIQILDEILVYLDFRQAAMFNKLPSKSNPNRHKFLIELFKKDLLHVTALKLDGETISSIIGMKGKGWMHLAGLISYSPFHSKHSPGLVHLYMLGKMLQEEGYHKFDLTPGYDGYKERFSTSGDEVVELHLSKNLKYGVKKFLRKNLHNTLVKFDVRPMSFELNMKKKIYLIKEKTKGITKSFFSANETMASYSFPSEDAGLSVKKNSITDLLKYNDRNGLQSRWEFLERAFSLVSRGAEFYSISDGKKLLASIWITSDDEKPSNDESMPSIADSYFHTSFKNNNRAFENYVIESESNRTSSEKPTSHHENS from the coding sequence ATGACAACATCAACAATTTCAAGGACATTCATTGGAAATTGCGTTTTTGACATTCTGAAGGACACCGGCTTTCAAAGAGAATGGGATAGGTTATATGCAACCACCAGTTGGGCTACAATCTTTCAGGAAAGGCAATTTGTAGAAAGTTGGTATTATGCTAATCAGCAAGAAATCACCCCCATTCTGCTCACTGTCTTTGAAGACGACGAATTAGTCGGCCTATTAGCACTGACTACTTCCAAAACCAACGGTGAATTCCAAAAGGACAGGTCCATGAAAATAACCGGGGCTGGCAAATTCGATGCGGAGTACCAAACTTGGATCGTAAAGGATGGATATAACGAAATCTTTATCAAAAATGGCTTCGAGGCGCTGTTCAATGAATTCCCCCAATGCAAACTGAGTCTTAGGTTTATCCCTGATCCCAGCATTATCGAGCCCTTAAAGTCCCTAACTTCGATCAAGGAAAAACACATTGTTCTACATAAGCACCATCGTCCTTTAATGGATTTTGCACTGGTAGAAGAACAAAAGCTTTTTCGAAAAAGACATCTCAAGGCCAAATATAACCGTATTCACAGGGCTGGACAGGTCGCATTCAGTAAAGTCACTGAGATAGATGAATTTATTCAGATATTGGACGAAATCTTGGTCTATTTGGATTTTCGCCAAGCAGCCATGTTTAATAAACTACCTTCAAAGTCCAACCCAAACCGCCATAAATTCCTCATAGAGCTTTTCAAAAAGGACCTTCTCCATGTGACTGCTCTAAAACTAGATGGAGAAACGATCTCTTCCATAATAGGCATGAAAGGAAAAGGCTGGATGCACTTGGCCGGATTGATCAGTTATTCTCCCTTCCATTCCAAACATTCCCCGGGCCTTGTACACCTTTACATGTTGGGCAAGATGCTCCAGGAAGAAGGTTACCACAAATTTGACCTTACTCCTGGCTATGATGGGTACAAAGAACGCTTCTCTACAAGTGGAGACGAAGTGGTGGAGCTCCACCTAAGCAAAAACCTGAAATACGGGGTAAAAAAATTCCTAAGAAAAAACCTCCACAATACGCTCGTGAAATTTGATGTGAGACCGATGTCCTTCGAGCTCAACATGAAGAAGAAGATCTATTTGATAAAGGAAAAAACAAAAGGAATTACCAAATCATTTTTTTCTGCAAACGAAACTATGGCATCGTATAGCTTCCCTTCGGAAGATGCTGGTTTGTCCGTCAAAAAAAACAGTATTACAGACCTGCTGAAGTATAATGACCGCAACGGCCTACAGTCCAGGTGGGAGTTTTTGGAAAGGGCCTTTTCCCTTGTCAGCAGAGGGGCTGAATTCTATTCGATTTCGGACGGCAAGAAATTATTGGCCAGTATCTGGATAACATCGGATGATGAAAAACCATCCAATGATGAGTCTATGCCTTCCATTGCAGACAGTTACTTCCACACCTCATTCAAAAACAACAATCGGGCGTTTGAGAACTATGTAATAGAATCTGAGTCCAATCGCACTTCATCTGAAAAACCAACCTCCCATCATGAAAATTCATAA
- a CDS encoding polysaccharide pyruvyl transferase family protein: MKTRILITHISQTLNYGSAMMALNLISRMKPLLPDAEIYCECDDYNLDRLKVGTGVHDLKKFDALFNTKLTPITKVKRYIFGSDESIKKITDNFDVLIVLGGDDLSETYKKGALLKGSVYKSINKKCKVILAGQSFGPFFGTTRTMVKNFYKDISIITRDDNSYEFSKSIGIKKLVKSRDLAMMTLPNQKEFGKILENYPELQPNKYFTMVPSGLWHKYTEDKEGYIKTWKKLILNLSKRFPDFKFVILGHVLAPAKSDDRFVIKEIEKSMAPEERENLIFITEAIQPAEARQILGGSLMVITGRMHAAVSTFFMKKPAISLAYSEKYAGVIGRGLELPDLIVESRNQTWGDQSPLLEEVDKKISYVLENHEPLTAKISNKIDECTKLVEDQIDFIVSEVIHSDKIPA, translated from the coding sequence ATGAAGACAAGAATTCTTATTACCCACATTTCCCAGACACTAAACTATGGAAGCGCCATGATGGCATTGAACCTCATCAGCAGGATGAAGCCATTACTTCCGGACGCTGAAATTTACTGTGAATGCGATGACTATAACCTGGACAGGCTAAAAGTAGGGACCGGCGTTCATGATCTTAAAAAGTTCGATGCGTTGTTCAACACCAAATTAACTCCGATCACCAAGGTAAAACGCTATATATTCGGTAGTGATGAGTCCATCAAAAAGATCACTGACAACTTTGACGTCCTAATTGTATTGGGTGGTGATGATCTCTCTGAAACGTATAAAAAAGGAGCTCTACTAAAAGGATCAGTCTACAAATCCATCAACAAGAAATGTAAAGTAATCCTTGCCGGCCAATCGTTTGGGCCTTTCTTTGGTACTACCAGGACAATGGTCAAAAACTTCTATAAGGATATTAGCATTATTACCCGTGATGATAATAGTTACGAATTCTCCAAGAGCATTGGCATTAAGAAGCTGGTAAAAAGTAGGGATCTTGCCATGATGACTTTGCCAAATCAGAAGGAATTTGGAAAAATCCTAGAGAACTATCCCGAGTTACAGCCAAACAAGTACTTTACCATGGTTCCTTCCGGCCTATGGCATAAGTATACAGAGGACAAAGAGGGCTACATCAAAACATGGAAAAAACTGATCCTTAACCTCTCCAAGAGATTTCCGGATTTTAAGTTTGTAATTCTAGGACACGTGCTCGCTCCAGCAAAATCAGATGATCGTTTTGTCATCAAAGAAATCGAAAAAAGTATGGCACCAGAAGAGCGGGAAAACCTGATCTTCATTACTGAAGCTATCCAACCGGCAGAAGCCAGACAAATCCTAGGAGGAAGCTTAATGGTCATTACCGGAAGGATGCATGCTGCAGTATCCACTTTCTTTATGAAAAAGCCTGCCATCTCTCTTGCCTATAGCGAAAAATACGCTGGAGTGATCGGTAGAGGCCTTGAGCTACCAGATCTCATCGTAGAATCCAGAAATCAAACATGGGGTGATCAGTCTCCTCTCCTAGAAGAGGTGGATAAAAAAATATCGTATGTACTGGAAAATCACGAACCTTTAACAGCAAAAATCAGCAACAAAATAGATGAGTGTACAAAACTCGTTGAAGATCAGATTGATTTTATTGTAAGTGAAGTTATTCATAGTGATAAAATTCCAGCCTAA
- a CDS encoding glycosyltransferase family 2 protein, with translation MFSIVIPLYNKEENISKTLASVQEQSYTDYEIVIVNDGSTDNSVKKVEEVNDHRIKLYHKKNGGVSDARNFGIEKAKNPYIVFLDADDLWKPNYLEEMALIIQEYPEAGMYNCAHSVIYKGKAYDMDHDIKRGIIENYFKTCLTHVIAWTSATIVRKDVFDKVGGFPVGMISGEDVYTWAKIALQYPVAFHPDSLTIYIKQDETIVGRSNKKDNCKESWQDLFQEGNNDVNKYIAMKAILKGTRYAWGGYLSESRKIEKDFKYINDYSDVQHSWKKLYLLNRTPAFVKKMVLAYKQAVVKSNKSAS, from the coding sequence ATGTTCAGCATAGTAATTCCTTTATATAACAAAGAAGAAAACATCTCAAAGACCTTGGCGTCAGTACAGGAACAAAGCTATACGGATTATGAAATAGTAATCGTTAACGATGGTTCGACAGACAACAGTGTCAAAAAAGTAGAAGAAGTCAATGACCATAGGATCAAGCTGTACCACAAAAAAAACGGTGGTGTTTCTGATGCCAGGAATTTCGGTATTGAAAAAGCCAAAAATCCATACATCGTATTTTTAGATGCCGATGATCTCTGGAAACCTAACTACTTGGAAGAAATGGCCCTGATTATCCAAGAATATCCAGAAGCAGGAATGTATAATTGTGCCCATTCAGTGATCTATAAAGGCAAAGCCTATGACATGGATCATGATATCAAACGGGGAATTATTGAAAATTATTTTAAAACCTGCCTCACCCATGTCATTGCATGGACCAGTGCCACGATAGTAAGAAAGGACGTATTTGATAAAGTAGGTGGATTTCCAGTGGGAATGATTTCCGGTGAGGACGTTTATACCTGGGCCAAGATCGCACTCCAATATCCAGTGGCTTTCCACCCTGATTCCCTAACTATTTATATCAAACAAGACGAAACCATTGTAGGCCGCAGCAACAAAAAAGACAACTGCAAGGAATCGTGGCAGGACCTCTTCCAAGAAGGTAATAACGATGTAAACAAATACATTGCTATGAAAGCAATTCTAAAAGGCACTCGGTACGCCTGGGGAGGATATTTGTCCGAAAGCAGGAAAATAGAAAAAGACTTCAAGTACATTAATGACTATTCCGATGTACAACATTCTTGGAAAAAGTTATACCTCCTAAACAGAACTCCTGCTTTCGTAAAGAAAATGGTTTTAGCGTACAAACAGGCAGTTGTTAAGTCAAATAAATCAGCATCATGA